The Nitrospirota bacterium region TCGGTGATGTCGAGGATGGTTTCGACGATATGGACGCGGCCGTCATGGGTTTCCGCCTTGGACCATTGGACGAGCAGGTATTCATCGTTGGGGAGCGGCACTTCGCTGGCGGTGATCCGGCCCGTTTGCATGGCTTCGGGCATTTTGCAGAACGCGCAGGGAGCGGGGCAGTTGGCGATTTTCTCGTGACACGTTTGAACGGAGATGTCGCCGAACTTCGCGAGGGAGGTTTGATTCTGGAATTGGACCCTGTACGAGGCCGGGTCGATCACGGTGACGATCACCGGCTGGGAGTTGAGCAGTACCTGCGGATCGTATTGCGGGCGGATCGGGCTCGGTGGATCGGTCATGGTGCCTCCTCGCCTCGGAACCCCACGGAGATTGAGTATCCAAAGAACGACTCGTAGAGTCAAGTGCGTGGCGGAATAATGAACCGGTGCCGGACTATGCTTCCTGGCAGTGGGAATCCCGCAATGAGCTGTTTCTTGCCCCTCCATCCTTCTGGGCGTATCATGGATTGGCTATGGAAACGGAGCGCGGGGCCGAGCGCCTCACCTTGATCCCGATCACCCAACTCCCTCAGTGTGTGCCCAGCCGGGCCTGTTTCAGTTGCGACGTCTGCTGCCGATTTCCCGAACCGGACAGTTTTCTCCGCCCCTACTTCACTGCAGCCGAGATTCAGGCGGCCGTGGCGCATGGCGTGGACCGAGCCCGGTTTCCCGATCCGTCCGGCTCGCAAATCGCGCTGGTGCCGAACGAATCGGGCGAGGGCTATCTTTGTCCGGCGTTCGATCCGGCCACGGCGCACTGCCGGATCTACGAAGCCCGGCCCTTGGATTGCCGGATCTATCCGCTGGCGCTGATGTGGTCCGCGGATCGGCGTGAGGCGGTCTTAGGGTGGGATACGAAATGTCCTTTTCTGCGCGACTCTTCCCAGGGCCTCGAAGCCCATGCGGACCGGGTCGCGGTCCTGATTGAACAGGAAGACATGCTGGAGACCCTCGTCCGGAATCCCCGGCTGATCGGCCGTTTTCAGGATGATGTGGTGGTCCTGCGATCGTTGCCGGAGCTGACCAAGCGGCTGGCAGATCGTGAGGCGTCAGGCGTGAGGCGCGAGGGGAACATTGCGTTTGGCGATCCGCATCCCCGTACGTCTCACCCCTCACCCCTCACGCTTCACCCGCTGACGCTTGACGACCGTCCTCGATTCGAGGCGGCCCTGGCCTTGGTGGAAACGCCCTTGGCCCATTACGCCTTTGCGCCCCACTATATCTGGCGGAACGTGTTCGCCTATTCCTGGGCCGAGGTCGAAGCCCACGTCTGTCTCTTCGCCGAATATGCGGACGGTCTCTTCATGCCGCTCCCGCCGTTCCCCCTGAGCCGTGAAGCGTTAAACGTAAGACGTGAGGGGGAGGAGGGGTTTCGCCTTACGCCTGACGCCTCACGCCTGACGAACGCTCTTGAGCAGGTCTTCGCCTTCATGCAACAGCGGAATCGCGGTTCGGCCGTCACGCGCATCGAAAATGTCCCCGAAGCACTCCGGCCGCTGTTCGAATCCATGGGCTATGTCCTCAAGCCCAAAGACCCGGACTACCTCTACCGGACGGCGGACTTGGTGGAGCTGGCCGGGGACCG contains the following coding sequences:
- a CDS encoding DUF2156 domain-containing protein; the protein is METERGAERLTLIPITQLPQCVPSRACFSCDVCCRFPEPDSFLRPYFTAAEIQAAVAHGVDRARFPDPSGSQIALVPNESGEGYLCPAFDPATAHCRIYEARPLDCRIYPLALMWSADRREAVLGWDTKCPFLRDSSQGLEAHADRVAVLIEQEDMLETLVRNPRLIGRFQDDVVVLRSLPELTKRLADREASGVRREGNIAFGDPHPRTSHPSPLTLHPLTLDDRPRFEAALALVETPLAHYAFAPHYIWRNVFAYSWAEVEAHVCLFAEYADGLFMPLPPFPLSREALNVRREGEEGFRLTPDASRLTNALEQVFAFMQQRNRGSAVTRIENVPEALRPLFESMGYVLKPKDPDYLYRTADLVELAGDRYKSQRAAYNQFVRTQTFSYEPYRDEDREDCLALYRIWMAQQEARSRDDVNRAARWMLQDAASAHAEALAHHQALGLIGRVVRMGGTIRAYTFGYARTAAVFCCLLEVADRSVPGLAQFIFRELCREAAALGYGSVNTMDDSGLPGLARSKRAYHPIGLILSYVASAPQEERL